The Kosmotoga olearia TBF 19.5.1 sequence AGCAGCAGAAGAGATCTTTGAGAAGGAGGGGGTTTGATGTTCAGGCTTCATGCTAATGATCCCCTGGCTCCAAAAGCAATGAATATGTTAGAGGAATCTGGACTTTTTGAAGTAACTCAGGAGCACCTGGACAAAGAAGAATTGCTGAAGATCATTCCAGATATCGAATTCCTCGTTGTCAGGAGTGCCACGAAGGTCACAGCAGATATTTTGAAAGCTGGAACAAAACTCAAAGTAGTAGGAAGAGCTGGCGTAGGGCTTGACAATGTTGACGTTTCCACTGCGAAAGAACTTGGAATCAGGGTTTACAATACACCAGGTGCAAATGCGATTTCAGCTGCTGAACTTACCATCGGTCTTTTAATCGCTCTCATGAGGCAAATCCCCAGAGGAACCAATGGTTTGAAAGAAGGTAAGTGGGAAAAGAAGAAGCTTAAAGGGCATGAAATTTACGGAAAAACCCTTGGACTCATAGGATTCGGTGCGATTGGCAGGGAAGTTGCAAAGAGAGCGTTAGCTTTTGGAATGCATGTTGTTGCTTTTGATCCCTACGTTGAGAACACAGACTTAGATGTAGAACTCACCAAATCGGTTGACGATGTTCTTGCAAAAGCTGATGTTGTCTCGCTTCATGTTCCATTGACTCCCCGAACATTGCA is a genomic window containing:
- a CDS encoding D-2-hydroxyacid dehydrogenase; this translates as MFRLHANDPLAPKAMNMLEESGLFEVTQEHLDKEELLKIIPDIEFLVVRSATKVTADILKAGTKLKVVGRAGVGLDNVDVSTAKELGIRVYNTPGANAISAAELTIGLLIALMRQIPRGTNGLKEGKWEKKKLKGHEIYGKTLGLIGFGAIGREVAKRALAFGMHVVAFDPYVENTDLDVELTKSVDDVLAKADVVSLHVPLTPRTLHILGEKEIEKMKDGAVIINAARGGVLDEQALYDALIAGKLAGAALDVFEVEPPVDELRRKLLGLPNVVATPHIGASTYEGQERVGIEMAKKLIEVAKEIE